One stretch of Gadus chalcogrammus isolate NIFS_2021 chromosome 14, NIFS_Gcha_1.0, whole genome shotgun sequence DNA includes these proteins:
- the txnl4b gene encoding thioredoxin-like protein 4B, whose amino-acid sequence MSLFLPKLSSKEEVDGAIKGVAEKVLVLRFGRDEDSSCLQLDEILSKTAHNLSNMASIYIVDVDKVPVYTRYFDISYIPSTVFFFNGQHMKVDYGSPDHTKFVGSFKTKEDFLDLIEVIYRGAMRGKMMIKSPIDPQNIPKFDLLYHGI is encoded by the exons ATGAGTTTGTTTCTGCCCAAGTTGTCGAGTAAAGAGGAGGTCGACGGGGCGATCAAAGGAGTCGCCGAGAAGGTGCTGGTGCTGAGGTTCGGGAGAGACGAAGACTCCTCGTGCCTTCAACTGGACGAGATT TTGTCTAAAACGGCTCACAACCTGAGCAACATGGCGTCCATATACATCGTGGATGTGGACAAAGTCCCAGTCTACACCCGATACTTTGACATCAGCTACATCCCCTCCACTGTCTTCTTCTTCAACGGACAACATATGAAGGTGGATTATGG GTCTCCAGATCACACTAAGTTTGTGGGCAGCTTCAAGACCAAGGAGGACTTCTTGGACCTTATCGAGGTCATCTACAGAGGAGCAATGCGGGGCAAGATGATGATCAAGAGTCCCATCGACCCCCAGAACATCCCCAAGTTTGACCTCCTGTACCACGGGATATAG
- the mrpl16 gene encoding 39S ribosomal protein L16, mitochondrial — MVSILKNSISCWRSQGLQGCIQSHMRILFAGIKTYDVPPDYSDVVLPDKPKLKFLNKVPNFKKAKKEKKKLRDIQGPAQAANTFTVGSYAIVALGGGYIHWGHIEMIRLTINRKMDVRNTFAKWRINAPYKPITRKGLGQRMGGGKGAIDHYVTPVRCGRLIVEVGGRIELGEVEPILVEVAKKLPFPARVVSRESLAAMHAAQEEKEQNNQNPWTFREVAQGNMLGIRKVLSPLDLHNHGRFTGKFHLPGRV; from the exons ATGGTGTCGATATTAAAGAACTCCATCAGCTGCTGGCGGTCGCAAGGACTACAAG GTTGTATTCAGAGTCACATGAGAATCCTGTTTGCTGGAATTAAAACCTATGACGTCCCTCCAGACTACAGCG ACGTGGTCCTGCCAGACAAACCCAAACTGAAGTTCCTCAACAAGGTTCCCAACTTCAAGAAGgccaagaaggagaagaagaagctgagaGACATCCAGGGTCCAGCCCAGGCAGCGAACACCTTCACCGTAGGAAGCTACGCTATCGTG GCCCTGGGAGGCGGATACATCCACTGGGGTCACATAGAGATGATCCGTCTGACCATCAACCGCAAGATGGACGTCCGCAACACCTTCGCCAAGTGGCGCATCAACGCGCCCTACAAGCCCATCACCCGCAAAGGCCTGGGCCAGCGCATGGGCGGGGGCAAGGGCGCCATCGACCACTACGTCACCCCCGTGCGCTGTGGGAGGCTCATCGTGGAGGTGGGGGGCCGGATAGAGCTGGGGGAGGTGGAGCCCATCCTCGTTGAAGTGGCCAAGAAGCTGCCGTTcccagccagg GTGGTGAGCCGGGAGAGTCTGGCCGCCATGCACGCAgcgcaggaggagaaggagcagaacaACCAGAACCCCTGGACCTTTCGCGAGGTCGCCCAGGGCAACATGTTGGGCATCAGGAAGGTTCTGAGCCCCTTGGACCTCCACAACCACGGGCGCTTCACCGGGAAGTTCCACTTGCCTGGCCGGGTCTGA
- the blzf1 gene encoding golgin-45, whose product MTTTGGVRGRAHVLVRGPGDGMETDKQSALLEVPTERVATPPPLETLVLKPACSLRPAPPPPGVLHLGQVSRAACAEVEVVRILVPRSAISRNCRVAPPPEGPEERRSPSPPPPVDDRSAAEEKLKNSERRLLQEKEGLINQLRVQTEVNRELKRLLVASVGDDLQYQFERASREKNHLVLENEALTGALRGTAEQLERMSIQGDVWRSKFLASRVMADELTNSRAALQRQNREAQGAIQDLLSERDQFSRGMVLTHGCLEELMVSLQWGRQQTYYPSTQGLTVGELASANQRLAHAISGHLLGNVGKSSGGASTTAHICNTPAEKMAEKVMKTLAPVSPPNSEEEPSFSDSAPTSFLANQKSIGRFHPYTRYENITFNCCERCSGDIIVL is encoded by the exons ATGACCACGACTGGGGGTGTGAGAG GTCGAGCCCATGTCCTTGTCCGAGGCCCAGGCGATGGCATGGAGACGGACAAGCAGTCGGCCCTTCTGGAGGTTCCCACCGAGCgcgtggccacgccccctcccctgGAGACGCTCGTCCTGAAGCCGGCCTGCTCCCTGCGGcccgcccctcccccgcccGGGGTGCTCCACCTGGGCCAGGTGAGCCGGGCAGCGTGCgccgaggtggaggtggtgaggatTCTGGTTCCCAGGAGCGCCATCAGCCGCAACTGCCGCGTGGCCCCGCCTCCAGAAGGGCCGGAGGAGCGACGCTCCCCGTCGCCCCCCCCTCCGGTGGACGACCGCAGTGCTGCCGAGGAGAAGCTGAAGAACTCGGAGCGCCGCCTGCTGCAGGAGAAAGAGGGGCTGATTAACCAGCTAAGAGTACAGACTGAG GTGAACCGTGAGCTGAAGCGCCTCCTAGTGGCGTCTGTAGGGGATGACCTGCAGTACCAGTTTGAGCGGGCTTCCCGGGAGAAGAACCACCTGGTGCTGGAGAACGAGGCGCTGACGGGGGCTCTGAGGGGCACAGCGGAGCAGCTGGAGAGGATGAGCATCCAGGGCGACGTATGGAGGAGCAAGTTCCTGGCCTCCAG GGTGATGGCGGACGAGCTGACCAATAGCAGAGCAGCGTTGCAGCGTCAGAATCGAGAGGCGCAGGGCGCCATCCAGGACCTGCTGTCAGAGAGGGACCAGTTTTCCAGGGGCATGGTGCTCACACACGG GTgtctggaggagctgatggtgtCCCTGCAGTGGGGCCGGCAGCAGACCTACTACCCCAGCACCCAGGGCCTCACCGTGGGCGAGCTGGCCTCGGCCAACCAGAGGCTGGCCCACGCCATCAGCGGCCACCTGCTGGGCAACGTGGGGAAGAGCAGCGGCGGAGCGAGCACCACTGCTCACATCTGCAACACACCCGCCGAGAAGATGGCTGAGAAG gtGATGAAGACTCTggcccctgtctcccccccaaaCAGTGAAGAGGAGCCCTCCTTCTCTGACTCCGCCCCAACCAGCTTCCTGGCCAATCAGAAGAGCATCGGGAGGTTCCATCCGTACACACGATACGAGAACATAACGTTTAACTGCTGCGAGCGGTGCTCAGGAGACATCATCGTGCTCTAg
- the trmt10c gene encoding tRNA methyltransferase 10 homolog C: protein MPLEMMGLFSRRVSVELWRLWSVSGTRHFSIGTFPTGQVCSSRSFSSGRYLRTDASQPDQGDKIDLDLWKSVMRSQTAVDESIEEDKEQVKKGDSTDSPSGCVLAATRELVSMWRQAGKLVPDKITDEDVKTLAELTTKSSKKKYLKFLAIREGHKNKSKEKQEKKRAEREQRLAEFPETLENRPPVKNSFLMQYRDHWLDRLLGWRGAQAMNFGQPLVFDMSYEAHMTPQELTNSVSQMLEVESCNRRSLDPFHLHLCNLQPEGGYRQQLVKRYGEDAWDRLLITETPQRHVDVFPQEQLVYLTADSPNVLRTFDPSKVYVVGAMVDRSIQTGRSFATAKRLQMATARLPLDQFLRWEIGAKTLTLDQMIRILLTIKDTGSWEQALAFVPKRKHDGFYQEKRQSERGGTAARDRGDRYPQRDQRERQGSAREPWGAGRGGQDRGVSGKGVGMAWEREYKQPVTRIRSSQNSTSEDRRRTDKTRTPWYQQD from the coding sequence ATGCCATTAGAAATGATGGGGCTATTCTCCCGACGGGTATCTGTTGAATTATGGAGGCTATGGAGTGTTTCTGGGACTCGACATTTTTCCATTGGGACCTTTCCCACTGGACAAGTCTGCTCTTCCCGCAGCTTCAGCTCTGGGCGTTACCTAAGGACAGATGCATCCCAGCCGGACCAGGGGGACAAAATAGATTTGGACTTGTGGAAGTCTGTGATGAGGTCCCAGACAGCAGTGGATGAAAGCATTGAGGAAGATAAAGAGCAGGTGAAGAAAGGGGACTCGACAGATTCTCCAAGTGGCTGCGTGCTGGCGGCGACTCGGGAGCTGGTCTCCATGTGGCGCCAGGCTGGGAAGCTGGTTCCAGACAAGATAACGGACGAGGATGTCAAGACGCTAGCAGAACTCACAACCAAGTCTTCCAAGAAGAAGTACCTAAAATTCCTAGCCATCCGGGAGGGCCACAAGAATAAAAGCAAGGAGAAGCAAGAGAAGAAGAGGGccgagagggagcagagattgGCCGAGTTCCCCGAGACCTTAGAAAACCGACCGCCCGTCAAGAACTCGTTCTTGATGCAGTACCGCGATCACTGGCTCGACCGTCTGCTGGGGTGGCGCGGCGCCCAGGCCATGAACTTTGGTCAGCCGCTAGTATTTGACATGAGCTACGAGGCGCACATGACCCCGCAGGAGTTGACGAACTCTGTGTCCCAGATGTTGGAGGTGGAAAGTTGCAACCGCCGGTCCTTGGACCCCTTCCATCTCCACCTCTGTAACCTGCAGCCAGAAGGGGGCTACCGGCAGCAGCTGGTCAAACGCTACGGCGAGGACGCCTGGGACCGCCTCCTCATCACAGAGACACCACAGCGCCATGTGGACGTGTTTCCTCAGGAACAGCTCGTCTACCTCACAGCTGACTCCCCCAACGTCCTACGGACCTTCGACCCGTCCAAGGTGTATGTGGTTGGTGCGATGGTGGACCGCTCAATCCAAACGGGACGGTCCTTTGCCACCGCTAAGCGGCTGCAGATGGCAACAGCGCGCCTCCCACTGGACCAGTTCCTCCGCTGGGAGATCGGGGCCAAGACCCTGACGCTGGACCAGATGATCCGCATCCTGCTGACCATCAAGGACACCGGCAGCTGGGAGCAGGCACTCGCCTTCGTCCCCAAGAGGAAACACGACGGGTTCTACCAGGAAAAAAGGCAGAGTGAACGGGGCGGAACCGCAGCCAGGGACCGTGGAGACAGATACCCCcagagggaccagagagagCGTCAGGGTTCGGCTCGTGAGCCTTGGGGTGCTGGGAGAGGTGGTCAGGACCGGGGGGTAAGTGGCAAGGGGGTGGGGATggcctgggagagagagtaTAAACAGCCTGTTACCAGGATACGATCATCCCAGAACAGCACGTCAGAGGACAGAAGGAGGACCGACAAGACGCGGACACCGTGGTATCAGCAGGACTAA